The segment GACCCACTCCTCGTAGGGGTGCTCGGCGGCGAGGGCGGACTTGATCTCCTCGTCCTCGACGATGCGGTGCTCGGCGGTGTCGATCAGGAACATCCGGCCGGGCTGCAGGCGGCCCTTCTTGACGACCTTCTCCTGGTCGATGTCGAGCACGCCGACCTCGGAGGAGAGCACGACCAGGCCGTCCTCGGTGATCCAGTACCGGGCCGGGCGCAGGCCGTTGCGGTCGAGGACCGCGCCGATCTGGGTGCCGTCGGTGAAGGTGACGCAGGCCGGGCCGTCCCAGGGCTCCATCAGGTTGGAGTGGTACTGGTAGAACGCGCGGCGGGCCGGGTCCATGGTGGCGTGGTTCTCCCACGCCTCCGGGATCATCATCAGCACCGAGTGCGGCAGCGAGCGGCCGCCGAGGTGGAGCAGCTCCAGGACCTCGTCGAAGGACGCCGAGTCGGAGTGGTCCGGGGTGCAGATCGGGAAGATCCGGCCCAGGTCGCCGGGGATCAGGCCGGTGGCGAGCTGGGACTCCCGGGCGGTCATCCAGTTCCGGTTGCCCTTGACCGTGTTGATCTCGCCGTTGTGCGCGACGAAGCGGTACGGGTGGGCGAGCGGCCAGGACGGGAAGGTGTTGGTGGAGAAGCGCGAGTGCACCAGGCCGATCGCGGAGGCGTAGAGCCGGTCCGACAGGTCGGGGAAGAAGGGCTCCAGCTGGCCGGTGGTCAGCATGCCCTTGTAGACCAGGGTGCGGGCGGAGAGCGAGGGGAAGTACACCCCGGCCTCGCGCTCGGCGCGCTTGCGCAGCACGAAGGAGACCCGGTCCAGCGCGATGCCGGTGCGGTCGGCGTGGCTCACGAAGATCTGCCGGAAGCGCGGCATGACGGAGCGGGCGGTGGCGCCCAGCAGGTCCGGGGTGACCGGGACGTCGCGCCAACCGAGGACGGTCAGGCCCTCCTCGGCCGCGATGACCTCGATCCGGGCGGCCGCGGCGGCGGCCTCCTCGTCGGCGGCCGGCAGGAAGGCGATGCCGACCGCGTAGGCGCCGGCGGCCGGCAGCTCGAAGTCGGTGTTGGCGCGCAGGAACGCGTCCGGGACCTGGGTCAGGATGCCCGCGCCGTCACCGGAGTCCGGCTCGGCGCCGGTGGCGCCGCGGTGCTCCAGGTTGCGCAGGACGGTCAGCGCCTGCTCGACGATCTTGTGGTCGGCGATGCCGGTCAGCGTGGCCACGAAGCCGACGCCGCACGCGTCGTGCTCGTTGCGCGGGTCGTAGAGACCCTGGGCCTGGGGACGCGCGTCCGGAACGAGGGCGTAGGGGCCGGTGGCCTTGGCGTCCTCGTGGCCGGAGTGCATGGATGCAGACAGCATCGGCTCTCCCGTCGTCGTAAACAGTTGCTTCATGCAAAGGGACGACGTTGGCCCTGATGCGATTTGTCGGTGCAGGTTACATGATGCCGCCTGGCCCGGGAAGTGGATTACTGCGTCCACATCCCGGACTGATCCCCAGGTCAGGGGGCGGATGGGGGGAAGGCGCAGCGTCGCGCGTCCCCTCCAGTGTGCCCCCTGCCGAAGGGCGTGAAACAGGGGCGAAACGCCCCCGGCACACCCGCGGGAGGAGTCCCACCTGGGATTCTTCGAAGTCGACGCCGCCCCCGGTTGGGATTCTGGGGGTCGACAGCCGGATGTCGAGACTAGGGCAAGGCGCAGGCTCGGGCCCATGTGCGGAACATCACGCGCTCCATGGCATAACTATACAGAGGTCTGGATTTTCGTACAAGGCCGTCCGGGTGGCGGTCAGCCGATCGCCCCGCCGATCAGGCGTCCCAGCAGGTAGGTGACGCCCGCCGCCGCGCCGCCCAGCAGCAGCTGCCGCAGGCCGGAGTACCACCAGCTGCGCGCGGTCACCCGGGCCACCACCGCGCCGCAGCCGAACAGGCCGAGCACCGCCAGCAGCGCGGCCGGCCAGAGCGCGGTCGCGCCCAGCAGGTAGGGCAGCACCGGCAGCAGCGCGCCGAGCGCGAAGCAGCCGAACGAGGAGACCGCGGCGACCAGCGGCGAGGGCAGGTCGTCCGGGTCGACGCCGAGCTCCTCGCGGGCGTGCACGGCCAGCGTGGTCTCCGGGTCGGCCGACAGCTGCCGGGCCACCTCGTACGCCAGCTCCGGGTCGACGCCCTTGGCCACGTACAGCTGGGCCAGCTCGGCCAGCTCGCCCTGCGGGTTGCGGCGCAGCTCGATCCGCTCGGCCTCCAGCTCGGCCTCGACCAGCTCGCGCTGGGAGGCCACCGAGGTGTACTCGCCGGCCGCCATCGAGAAGGCGCCCGCGGCCAGGCCGGCCAGGCCGGTCAGCACCACGGTGCTCGGCCCGGCGGCGCCGCCGACCACACCGGTCATCAGCGCGAAGTTCGACACCAGGCCGTCCATCGCGCCGAACACGGCCGGGCGCAGCCAGCCGCCGTTGACGTCCCGGTGGTGGTCGGCGTCGGGTATCCGCGGCTGCGGGCTGTCGGTCTGCGGCTCTGCGGTGACGGTGCTCATGCGGCGGCTCCCCTTCCGGGCACGGCGGATCCCCCCGGGCCGGGCGTCGGCCGGGCTCCCGGTGCCCCTCGAACGTAGCCGTTTGACCTGCGAGTTTCCAGCAAAGTAAGCCTGCCCAAAGGCAGTTGGGGCCGCCTCCGCCGGTCTCGGCGGTGGCGGCCCCGGCGGGGTCAACTCGCTTGCTCAGGAAGGCTTTTCGGTCTCCTTGCCGAGCTTCGCGGGCGGGTCGGACGGGGTGGTGGCGGCATCGGGGGCGTCGGCGTCGGCGGCCTCGGTGGTGGCGGCGTCGGCGGCGTCGGCGGCCTCGGCCCGCTCCTTGGTCGCCTGCGGGTCGATCGCGTCCGGGTCCTCGCGGCCGGGGCGGAGCTTGGCGGAGAGCACGAAGGCGGTGATCGCGCCGACGAACACCAGGATCGCGGTCCAGTCGTTCAGGCGCAGGCCGAAGAAGCGGTGCGCCTCGTCGATCCGCAGCCACTCGGTCCAGAACCGGCCGAGCGTGTAGGCCGCCACGTACAGCCAGAAGGCGCGGCCGTGGCCGAGGCGGAAGCGCCGGTCGGCCCAGATCACCAGGACGGCGACCAGCACGCACCAGAGCGACTCGTACAGGAAGGTCGGGTGGTAGACGCCCTGGACGACGGTGCCGTCCGGGAGGGCCTTGTCGATCTCCAGGCCCCAGGGCAGGGTGGTCGGGCGGCCGTACAGCTCCTGGTTGAACCAGTTGCCCCAGCGGCCGCAGGCCTGGGCCAGCGCGATGCCGGGGGCGATCGCGTCGGCGTAGGCGGGCAGCGGGACGCCGCGGCGGCGGGCGCCGATCCAGGCGCCGACCGCGCCGAAGGCGATGGCGCCCCAGATGCCGAGGCCGCCCTGCCAGATCTTCAGCGCGTCGATCGGGTGCTTGCCCTCGCCGAAGTACAGCTGGTTGTCGGTGATGACGTGGTACAGCCGGCCGCCGACCAGGCCGAACGGCACCGCCCAGACCGCGATGTCGCCGACCGTGTGCCGACCGCCGCCGCGGGCGACCCAGCGCTTGCTGCCGAGCCACACGGCCACGACGACACCGATGATGATGCAAAAGGCGTAGGCGCGCAGCGGGATGGGTCCCAGGTTGAGGACGCCCCGCGACGGGCTCGGAATGTATGCGAGATCCATGGCACTGTCGACGCTACCGTGTCCCACCGGCCGCACCGGCACCGGAGCGGGTCACGGTAGCGTCACGCGGGCCCGCCGGGTCAGGGCGAGGGCGGGTTGTTCGACTCGCCGGCGGTGGAGCTGGGCGCCGGGCTCTGCCCGTGGGAGCCGGGGGTGCCGAGCTGCTTGCCCTGGTTGGCCGCGTCCACCCACTTGACCAGGTTCTCCGGGCTGATCTGCTCGTCGCCCTTCTTCGGGTAGATCGGCTCGCCGTTCAGCAGCACCGTCGGGGTCGACTTGTAGCTGGACTTGTCGAAGTCCTGCTGCACCGCGGAGACCCAGCCGGAGAACGTGCCGCCGTTGACGCAGCCCTGGAACTGCGGGGTGTCCAGCCCGGGGACCTGCTTGGCCAGGTCGATCAGGGTCTGCTTGCTGCCGAAGGAGTCCTCGGTCTCCTCCGGCTGGTTGCGGTACATCACGTCGTGGTAGTCGCGGAAGTGCCCGGCGTCCTGCGCGCAGCCCAGCGCGTTGGCGCCGTACTTGGAGCCGTTGCCGCCCAGCGAGCGGTCGATGAACGAGACGATGTGGTAGTTGACGTAGACCTTGCCGGCGTCCTCCAGCTGGTCGATGGTCGGCGAGAAGCTGCGCTCGAAGCTGCCGCAGGCCGGGCAGCGCGGGTCCTCGTAGACGGTCAGGGTGGACGGGGCGTCGGCGGCGCCGACCGGGATGACCAGGTTCTTGTCGCCGATGGTGCCGGCCGGGGCGGCGGTCGGGGTCTCCGGCTTGGAGCGCTGGTTCTGCACCACCACGCCCACCACCACGGCGGCCGCGATCACCGCGACCACCACGCCGCCGACCGCCAGCTTCTTGTTCCGCCGCGCCTTGGCCTCCTCGGCGGCCCGGGCCTCCTGCATCTTGTCCCGGGCGTTGCGCTTGCCTTCTCGGTTCTTCTCGCTCATGGGGTGCTCTTGCCAGTCCAGGGGTCGGATCGTCGGATCGTCGGATCGGGTACGGGTGCGGCGGCGGCTCCCGGCGCGGGTACGGGCTTCAGGCGGCCAGCCAGGCGTCCACCGAGAGCTTCGTCCGGGGCCGGTAGACCAGCCAGGCCGACAGCAGCAGGAACCCGGAGTCGCGCAGGATCTCCTGGAGGTACTCGGTCTGCGACTCGTCCACCGCGCCGCCGCCGCCGAAGCAGCCGCAGTCGATCGAGATGCCGCGCGCCCACGCGGAGGAGATGCCGGCGATGAAGACCAGCAGCAGCACGCCGGAGACGATCGCCACGATCCTGGTCCCGAGGCCGAGCACCAGCAGCAGCGCCAGCGCCAGCTCCAGGAACGGCAGGCCCCAGCCGACCGGCTTCACCAGCGATTCGGGCAGGATCTCGTAGGCCCGCACCGCCTGCGCCGCCTCCGCCGGGTCGGAGACCTTCGCCAGGCCCGCCCAGCCCCACACCAGCGCCAGGCCGAGCCGCACCGCGAGGCCGAACCACTCGGCCGCCGCGCCGTCCACCGCCCGGCGCCAGCCGGACGGCCGTCCGCCGTCGGCCTGTTGACCGGCCATCAAGTCCCCCTCGGGCACGCTCCACCGTTTCCTGCCTGATGAACCGTAGGGGATGGTGGGTGGTTCCTCCACATTGGCGAATTAAGCCGTATGAGCGACATTAAACGGTCATACGTCCGATTTACCGGATCATCGGCCCGGAGCGTCGCAGCCCGCCGCCGGCTGCTGGCAGAACACCGCCCGCTCCGCCCCCCGGCGCGCCAACTCCCGTTCCACCCCGCCGCTTCCGGCCAGCGCGGCGGCCAGCGCCACCCCCGCCGCCAGCGCCCGCAGCAGCACCGCCCTGTGCACCCGCGCCATCCGGAAACCCTCTCGCCGACGAACCGACGGAGGGTTCAACGGACCCGACCGGGAGCGGAGTACCCGCCTCCGCCGGTTTTTCACCCTGCCGGAGTAGGCGCCCCGCCGGAAACGCCGGAGGGCCGTCCGGGGAGCGGAACCCGCTCCCCGGACGGCCCTCGGTCCGTACCGCCGGCCGCTACTTGCGGCGGACGCCCTCCGCCAGCTCGGCCGCGAGCGCCCGGACGGCGGCCAGGCCGGCCGCCGGCTCGTCGGCCTCCAGCAGGCGCTTGACGAACGCCGAGCCGACGATCACGCCGTCCGCGAAGCCGGCCACCTCGGCGGCCTGGTCGGCGTCGGAGACGCCCAGGCCGACGCAGACCGGCAGCGAGGTGGTGGCGCGGGTGCGGGCCACCAGGTCCTCGGCCAGGTTGCCGACCGCGGCGCGGGTGCCGGTGACGCCCATCACGGCCGCCGCGTAGACGAAGCCGGAGCCCGCCGCGGTGACCTCGGCCAGCCGGTGGTCGGTCGAGGACGGGGCGACCACGAACACGGTGTCCAGACCGTGCTCCTCGGCGGCCTTGCGCCACTCCACCGACTCCTCGTACGGCAGGTCGGGCAGGATGCAGCCCGCGCCGCCGGCCGCCGCCAGGTCGGCGGCGAACCGGGCCACCCCGTAGCGGTCGACCGGGTTCCAGTACGTCATCACCAGGACCGGGACGGCCGGGTGGGCCGCCGCCACCTCGGCGACGGTGGCCAGCACGTCCTTGATCTTCACGCCGCCGCGCAGCGCGATGTCGTCCGCGGTCTGGATGACCGCGCCGTCCAGCACCGGGTCGGAGTGCGGCAGGCCGACCTCGACCACGTCGCAGCCGCCCTCGATCAGGGCCTTGATCGCGGCGGTGCCGCCGTCCACGGTCGGGAAGCCGGCCGGCAGGTAGCCGATCAGGGCCGCCCGGCCCGCCGCCTTGGTGGCGGCCAGGGTGGTGGTGAGCTTGGTGTCGGCCATGTCAGTTGGTCCCCTCGGCGTCGTCGTAGAGGCCGAAGTACTCGGCGGCGGTGTGCATGTCCTTGTCCCCGCGGCCGGAGAGCGAGACCAGGATGGTCGCCTCCGGGCCGAGCTCGCGGCCGAGTTCGAGCGCGCCGGCCAGCGCGTGCGCGGACTCGATGGCCGGGATGATGCCCTCGGTGCGGGACAGCAGCCGCAGCGCCTCCATCGCCTGCGCGTCGGTCACCGGGCGGTACTCGGCCCGTCCGGTGTCCTTCAGCCAGGCGTGCTCCGGGCCGACGCCCGGGTAGTCCAGGCCGGCCGAGATCGAGTGCGACTCGATGGTCTGGCCGTCCTCGTCCTGCAGGACGTAGGTGCGCGAGCCGTGCAGCACGCCCGGGTCGCCCTTGGTCAGGGTGGCGGCGTGCTTGGGGGTCTCGGCGCCGTCGCCGGCCGCCTCGCAGCCGATCAGCCGGACGCCCGCGTCCGGGATGAACTCGTGGAAGATGCCCATCGCGTTGGAGCCGCCGCCGACGCAGGCGACCACCGCGTCCGGGAGCTTCCCGGTGCGGTCCAGCACCTGCTGGCGGGCCTCGACGCCGATCACCCGGTGCAGGTCGCGCACCATCATCGGGAACGGGTGCGGGCCGGCCACCGTGCCGAACAGGTAGTGGGTGGAGTCGACGTTGGCGACCCAGTCGCGGAACGCCTCGTTGATGGCGTCCTTCAGGGTGCGGCTGCCGGAGGTCACCGGGATCACCTCGGCGCCCAGCATCCGCATCCGGGCGACGTTCAGCGCCTGGCGCTTGGTGTCGACCTCGCCCATGTAGATGGTGCAGTCGAAGCCGAACAGCGCGCAGGCGGTGGCGGTGGCCACGCCGTGCTGGCCGGCGCCGGTCTCGGCGATGATCCGGGTCTTGCCCATCCGGCGGGTCAGCAGCGCCTGGCCCAGCACGTTGTTGATCTTGTGCGAGCCGGTGTGGTTGAGGTCCTCGCGCTTGAGCAGGACCCGCGCCCCGCCGGCCTCCGCGGAGAACCGGTGGACGTCGGTCAGCGGGCTCGGCCGACCGGTGTAGTCCTTGAGCAGGACGTCCAGTTCGGCGGCGAACGCCGGGTCGTTCTTGGCCTTCTCGTACTCCTCGGCGACCTGCTCGACGGCGGCGACCAGCGCCTCCGGGATGAAGCGGCCGCCGTAGGCGCCGAAGTAGCCGCGGGCGTCGGGCACCTGGGCGCCCGGGAGGTAGTGCTCGGACATGTTCCGTCCTCGGATGAAGGATTGACGGCGTGGAAGGGTGACGCGCGGCGGGAAGTCAGCCGCGGGCACCGCGCCATCGGCGTCCGGGAACCTGTCCGGGCTCGCAGCCGATCACGTACCGCACCCGCCGCCCCAGCGCCCGGCGCGCGGGCGCGCGGCAGCCGCGCGGGCGGCAACCGGGGGCGAGGCGGGTGGCGATCGACATGGCGGAGGTGTCAGCCCCGCCCGTTGTTGCGCAGCGCCGGGTGGGCGCCGGCCGCGACCAGGTCGGCGACCGCGGCCTTCGGGTCCCGGCCGGTGACCAGGGACTCGCCGACCAGCACCGCGTCGGCGCCCTGGTTGGCGTAGGTGATCAGGTCGTGCGGCCCGCGCACGCCCGACTCGGCGACCTTGACGATGTGCGCCGGGATGGCGTCCACCACGTTGCCGAAGGTGTTCCGGTCGACCTGGAGGGTCTTCAGGTCGCGGGCGTTGACGCCGATGATCCGGGCGCCGGCGTCCACCGCGCGGGCGATCTCCTCCTCGTCGTGCACCTCGACCAGCGGGGTCAGTCCGATCGACTCGGCCCGCTCGATCAGCGAGACCAGGGCCGGCTGGTCCAGCGCGGCGACGATCAGCAGCGCCAGGTCCGCGCCGTGCGCGCGGGCCTCCCACAGCTGGTAGGCGGTGACGATGAAGTCCTTGCGCAGGACCGGGGTGGGCACCGCGGCGCGCACCGCGTCCAGGTCGGCCAGCGAACCGCCGAAGCGGCGCTGCTCGGTGAGCACGCTGATCGCGGCGGCACCGCCGGCCGCGTAGTCGGCCGCCAGCGCGGCCGGGTCGGCGATCGCCGCCAACGCGCCCTTGGACGGGCTGGAGCGCTTGACCTCGCAGATCACCCGGACGCCGTCACCGCGCAGCGCGGCCACGCCGTCCTTCGCCTCGGGCGCCTTCGCGGCGAGCTCCTTGAGCTCGTCCAGGGAGACCCGGGCCTGCCGCTCGGCGAGGTCCTCCCGGACCCCGTCGATGATCTCGTCGAGCACAGTCACGCGTGCGCCCCCATCGTGTTTCGGCGGTGAGGCCGGGAACGTCGAACGAGCCCCCGGCAGTTCGATGGTATCGGGCCCGGGGGGCGCGTCGGGCATCACCCCGGCACGCGTCTCGAACGGCGGACCCCCCGCTGGACGCCGCGCGCGCCCCGGCGGGCGCCGGAGGGCGCGGAAGACACGGAGGGGGCGCGCGGAGGAGGTGCCGGGAGGAGCCGCCGGCAGGAGCCCCGCTCACACCGCCGGCGGGGCCAGTCCCGCCCCGACCGGGAGGTTGCGCAGCACCCCGAACAGCAGCACCAGCAGCACCAGCGCCCCCACCCGCCGGGCCGTCCAGCGCGGCCCCCGCACCGGCCGGCCGCGCACCGCCAGCACCGCCCAGCGCGCCCACAGCACCAGCAGCACCGCCGCCAGCACCGTCACCAGCAGGTTGTCGTGCGCCGCCGCCGCCACGTCCCCCCGGGTCAGCGCGTGCACGCCGCGCAACCCGCCGCACCCCGGGCACCACCAGCCGGTGGCCCGCAGCAGCGGGCAGACCGGGTAGTGACCGGGCCGGTTCGGATCCACCAGCGCCACGAACGCGGTCGGCAGCGCCACCGCCCCCAGCGCCGCCAGCGGACGCAGCAGCCGGCGCGCCGCCGGAGCCGCCACCGGGCGGGAGCGGGAGCGGGGACGGGAGCGGGGGCGGGGGTCGGGGGCGGCGGCGGGAGCGTTCACCCGGCCGATTCTGCTCCCGGCCCGCCGCCGGGCGGGTGCACCGCGCCCCGAAACGCCGGACGGCGGGCCGCCTGGCCCGCCGTCCGTCGCCCTGCCCGTGGCGGGGTCAGCCCGCGGCGACCGCGCTGCGCTCCTCGGCGGCGGCCGGGGCGAAGTTCTTGCTGGGCTGCTTGCCCATGCCCGCCATCGACATGGCCTTGCCGACCACGCCGCCGATCAGGACCACGGCGAGGCCCGCGATGACCAGCACGACGTTCGGGATGATCATCGCGACGCCGGACACGCAGAAGCCGACGAAAGCAATGACCACGCCGGTCCACGCGGCGGGGGTGTGGCCGTGCGCTGCTGCAGCCATCTTGTTGGTGCTCCTTGTTTCTACCGGGGCCCCGGTCGGGCGGTCCTGGGCGGCGCTCGACGGGTTGACCCCTCCATTGTGCCGGGCCGAACGCGGCAGCCCCAAGCCGGGGCGCCCGTGGTCCCGCCCACACTCAGCCGGTCGGGTCCTCGCCGCGGTCCAGCGCCTTCCACAGGTCGGCCGGGCTCTCCGCCCGGGCCGGCCCGGTCCGCGACGGCGCCTCGTACCGGGCCCCCATCGACGGCCAGCCCGCGCCGAACCGCGCCGTCAGCGCGCCCGCCGCCACCAGCAGCACCCCGCCCGCCAGCGCCACCCACGGCCAGACCGTACGGGTGATCTCCTCGGCCCGGCCGCTGCTCAGCCCGAGCTGCCCCGCCGCGAGCGCGTGCAGCCCGGCGGTGTCGGTGGAGCCGATCAGCGCCCCCGCGACCGCCCCCGCCCCCGCCAGCACCGTCAGCGCCCCCACCAGCACCCGCCACCGTCCGCGCACCGCGAACACCGCCACCGCCGCGGCCATCGCCACCAGCGCCGTCGCGGTCGGCAGCGCGGTCAGCTTCGCCCCGCTCGCCGTCACCGCGATCCGGCTCCCCCCGATGCCGGACACCACGCCCTCCGCCCAGGTCCGCCCCACCGCGGTCAGCACCAGGGCGGCGCCCAGCGCGGTCGACAGCAGCATCAGGCCCAGGGTGCCGCGCGAGGCCGACGCGCGGGGGGCGGCCGCGCCGGGGACGGGGGAAGCAGACGTCTCAGTCACCCCCCCAGTGTCCCCGACCTCACCCCGGGCCCGACCACCACCCCGCCGCCCCGGTCCGCCCGGCCGGCCCCCGCCGACGCCGCGCGCCCCGCCGGAGGCGATCCGGCGGGGCGTGCGGGCGGGCGGGCGTACGGGCGGGCGGGCGCCTCAGCGGAGCGTGTTCGCCGCGGCGACCGCGCGGAGCACCGCCGCCGCCTTGTTGCGGCACTCGGTGTCCTCCGCGTGCGGGTCGGAGTCGGCGACCACGCCGGCGCCCGCCTGGACGTACGCCGTCTCGTCGCGGATCACCGCCGTCCGGATGGCGATCGCCGTGTCGGAGTCGCCGGCGAAGTCCAGGTAGCCGACGCAGCCGCCGTACAGGCCGCGGCGGGTGGGTTCGAGCTCCTCGATGATCTGCATGGCGCGCGGCTTGGGCGCGCCGGAGAGGGTGCCGGCCGGGAAGCAGGCGGTGAGGACGTCGAGCGCGCTGCGCTCGGGGGCGACCCTGCCGGTGACGGTGGAGACGATGTGCATGACGTGGCTGTAGCGCTCGATGGTCATGAACTCGACCACCTCGACCGAGCCGGGTTCGCAGACCCGGCCGAGGTCGTTGCGGCCGAGGTCGACGAGCATCAGGTGCTCGGCCCGCTCCTTGGGGTCGGCGAGCAGCTCGGCGGCGAGCTCGGCGTCCTCGTGCGGGGTGGCGCCGCGGTGCCGGGTGCCGGCGATCGGGTGCAGCATGGCCTCGCCGCCGGCCACCTTGACCAGCGCCTCGGGGCTGGAGCCGACCACGTCGAAGCCGCCCTCGGCGCCGCCGTCCGGGCCGGGGAAGCGGAACAGGTACATGTACGGGCTGGGGTTGGTGGTGCGCAGGACGCGGTAGACGTCGAGCGCGGAGGCCGGGCAGGGCGCCTCGAAGCGCTGCGAGGGCACCACCTGGAACGCCTCGCCGGCCCGGATCCGCTCCTTCACCACCTCGACGGCCTTGCGGTACGGCTCGCCGCCGAACGGCGAGTGCGCGTCGACCGCGGTCGGGGTGTACGTGGCGAGGCCGGGGTCGACCGGGCGGCGCAGGTCGGCCTCCATCGCGTCGAGCCGGGCGACGGCGTCGGCGTGCGCCTCGTCGACGCCGGTGGCCAGGTCGTTGTGGTTGACCGCGTTGGCGATCAGCAGCACGGTGCCGTCGGCGTGGTCGAGGACGGCCAGGTCGGTGGCGAGCAGCAGGGTCAGCTCGGGCAGCTTCAGGTCGTCCGGGGTGAGGTTCGGGAGCTTCTCCAGCCGGCGGACCACGTCGTAGCCGAGGTAGCCGACCAGGCCGCCGGTGAGCGGCGGGAGGCCGTCGTCCGGGTGCCGGGGGGTGTGCAGGGCGGCCAGGGTGGCGCGCAGCACCTCCAGCGGGTCGCCGGCGGTGGGGATGCCGACGGGGGGTTCGCCGAGCCAGCGGGCGCCGCCGTCCGGGCCGACGGTCAGGACCGCGCCGGAGCGCACGCCGACGAAGGAGTACCGGGCCCAGCTGCGGCCCTGCTCGGCGGACTCCAGCAGGAAGGTGCCGGGCCGCTCGGCGGCGAGGCTGCGGTACACGCCGATCGGGGTGAGGCCGTCCGCCAGGAGCCGGCGGGTGACGGGGATGACCCGGGTGTCAGCGGCGAGCGAGCGGAAAGCCTCAAGTTCCATGGAACACCGTTCGAATGGGAGGGACGGGGCCGGTCGGGTGACAGGCTACTGGGCGAGCGGCAGCACGTCGGCGTCGAAGCAGGTCCGGTCGCCGGTGTGGCAGGCCGCGCCGACCTGGTCGACCTTGACCAGCAGGGTGTCGCCGTCGCAGTCCAGGGCGACCTGCCTGACGTGCTGGACGTGGCCGGAGGTGTCGCCCTTCACCCAGTACTCGGCGCGGCTGCGGCTCCAGTAGGTGCACCGGCCGGTGGTCAGGGTGCGGTGCAGCGCCTCGTCGTCCATCCAGCCGAGCATCAGCACCTCGCCGGTGTCGTACTGCTGGGCGACGGCGGGCAGCAGGCCGTCCGGGGTGCGCTTGAGACGGGCGGCGATCGCCGGGTCCAGTGCGGTGCTGCCGGGGGCGGCGGGAGTGGTCGACATGGCCCCATTCTCGCAGGCCCGGACCGGCCCCCGGCCAGGCCGCCGGACGCGGCCCGCACCGCCGGCCGAAATCACTTCCCCCACCCGGTAACCTGCTCTCCGCGGAATACCGAACTGCTTTGCCACAGGGGGGATTTGTCGAATGAGCGGATACCAGCAGCAGCCTTTTCCGGCGGTCGCGTACGGGGATTACCGGCTCCAGCGAACCGCAGGTGAGCACCTGTATCCGGGCGAGCCGATGTTCGGCACCTGGGCGGTCGAATTGGACCGCCTCCTGCCGCTCTGGTGGGACCGCGACACCGTTCGCGCGGCCGGTTTCGCTCCTCTCGTCTGGGCGATGAACTTCTTCAAGTCGCTCTGGCGCGGACTCTGGCTGTACTTCCTGCCGCGCTGGGCCGTCGACCTCTTCGGACCGAGCCGGTACGGGCGCCGCCCGTACGGCCTGTCGCTGACCCG is part of the Kitasatospora setae KM-6054 genome and harbors:
- a CDS encoding TIGR02234 family membrane protein is translated as MTETSASPVPGAAAPRASASRGTLGLMLLSTALGAALVLTAVGRTWAEGVVSGIGGSRIAVTASGAKLTALPTATALVAMAAAVAVFAVRGRWRVLVGALTVLAGAGAVAGALIGSTDTAGLHALAAGQLGLSSGRAEEITRTVWPWVALAGGVLLVAAGALTARFGAGWPSMGARYEAPSRTGPARAESPADLWKALDRGEDPTG
- a CDS encoding anthranilate synthase component I, yielding MELEAFRSLAADTRVIPVTRRLLADGLTPIGVYRSLAAERPGTFLLESAEQGRSWARYSFVGVRSGAVLTVGPDGGARWLGEPPVGIPTAGDPLEVLRATLAALHTPRHPDDGLPPLTGGLVGYLGYDVVRRLEKLPNLTPDDLKLPELTLLLATDLAVLDHADGTVLLIANAVNHNDLATGVDEAHADAVARLDAMEADLRRPVDPGLATYTPTAVDAHSPFGGEPYRKAVEVVKERIRAGEAFQVVPSQRFEAPCPASALDVYRVLRTTNPSPYMYLFRFPGPDGGAEGGFDVVGSSPEALVKVAGGEAMLHPIAGTRHRGATPHEDAELAAELLADPKERAEHLMLVDLGRNDLGRVCEPGSVEVVEFMTIERYSHVMHIVSTVTGRVAPERSALDVLTACFPAGTLSGAPKPRAMQIIEELEPTRRGLYGGCVGYLDFAGDSDTAIAIRTAVIRDETAYVQAGAGVVADSDPHAEDTECRNKAAAVLRAVAAANTLR
- the hisI gene encoding phosphoribosyl-AMP cyclohydrolase; its protein translation is MSTTPAAPGSTALDPAIAARLKRTPDGLLPAVAQQYDTGEVLMLGWMDDEALHRTLTTGRCTYWSRSRAEYWVKGDTSGHVQHVRQVALDCDGDTLLVKVDQVGAACHTGDRTCFDADVLPLAQ